The Martelella endophytica genome contains the following window.
CGAGCTCGCCGATGCCGACGAAGGTGGCATCCGCCTTGGCGCCAAGCTCCAGCGTCGGCTTTACCAGCGGCTGGGCATGAAACAGGCTGCGCTCCTCCGGCGTGGAGACCAGCACCGGCAGCGGCATCGGGAAATGACGGGCATTGATGGCGTCGGCCATCAGGAAGATGACGTTGTAATAGGCCGCAGACCCATCCGGACTGATATTGCCGGTCAGCGAAACGATGCGGTGCTGCGGGCATTCCAGCGCCGGCAGTTGCTCGACGGCGGCGCGCAACGTGCGGCCCGTGCCCATGGCGAGCACGGTCGGCTCCGAGCGCTTCAGCCAGCGCTCGATCTCGGCTGCGCCCTCCTCGGCAATGCCCGCGACGGAGCTGTCGGAGCTCGGATCGCTCGGCACCACCACCACCTGTCTCAGTCCGTAGGTCTCCTGCAGCGCGGTCGACAGCGCCAGGCACTCGGCGATCGGATGGTCGAGGCGCACCTTGATCAGGCGTTCGGACATGGCAAGCGAAACGAGGCGCTGGGCGCTCTGGCGGGAGATGCCCATGGCTGCGGCGATTTCGTCCTGGGTACGGCCGGCGACATAATAGAGCCATCCGGCCCGTGCCGCCTCGTCCAGTCGCGCTATGTTGCCGCTTTTGCGTGCCAAACCGTCCTCCCGCTGCTTTCAGGGAGAATAGCCTCGACAGATGGCCCCTGCCAAGTCGCACTGATGCCGGTGTGGCGATTGCCGACAGGAAAGCACGATCGCGTGCGCGGGAAAAGTCGTGGACCCGCGCGGCGGCACGGGGTTAAGCTTGCACCATCCGCATCCGTCCGGAGGCGGTAAATACCTGGAGGAAAGCATGACCAAACGCATTGTCTTCACCGGCGGCAGCGGCAAGGCCGGCCGCGAGGTGATCCCCTATCTGCTCGACAAGGGCTACGAGATCCTCAATCTCGACCTGCAACCCTTCGACCATCCGGGCGTCAACACCATCGTCACCGACCTCACAGATAGCGGCGAGGTATTCAACGCTCTATCGATGCACTTCGGTTTCGAAGGCTATGAAACCGGCAAGGGCCCGGCGCCGCTCGATGCCGTCGTCCATTTCGCCGCCGTGCCGCGCGTGCTGCTGAAGCCGGACAACGCCACGTTCGAAAACAATGTCGTTTCGACCTACAATGTCATCGAGGCCGCGGTGAAGCTCGGCATCCGCAAGGTGATCATCGCCTCCAGTGAGACCACCTACGGCGTTTGTTTCGCCGAGGGCGACAAGGATTTTGCGTCGTTTCCGCTGGAAGAAGACTACGATGTCGATCCGATGGACAGCTACGGCCTTTCCAAGGTCTGCAACGAGAAGACGGCCCGCGCCTTCGCCATGCGCTACGGCGCCGATATCTATGCGTTGAGGATCGGCAATGTCATCTCGCCGGAAGACTACAAGAAATTTCCGGCCTTCCTCGCCGATCCGCCATCGCGCAAGCGCAATGCCTGGAGCTATATCGATGCCCGCGATCTCGGCCAGATCGTCGATCTGTGCATCGGCAAGGATGGCCTTGGCTTCCAGGTGTTCAACGCCACCAACGACACCATCACCGCCAACGAGCCGACCGCTCCCTTCCTCGCCAAATACGCACCGAATTCGCCGATCACCCGCGAACTCGGCGAATACGAGGCGCCGCTGTCAAACCGCAAGATCCGCGAGGTTCTGGGCTTTCGCGAAGAGCACGACTGGCGGAAATATGTGAAGCAGGGGTGAGGCGGGCACCACGGAAAGACAATCTCTCCCATGAGGGCGGGGCCATCGAACATGGTCTTCCCGCATAGCCCACAAATCCTCTCGCCCCGGAGGGGAGAGATGTCGCGACAGCGACAGTGAGGGGGGAGCATCTCATCACGGACACCCTGACAGTATCTGAGATGCTGCTCCACCCTCACTGCCCCTTTCGGGGCATCTCTCCCGCGAGCGGGAGAGAGTATTGGGAGCAGGCAGCCACACCATATGCGATGGCCCCGCCCTCAAGGCGGGAGATCGTGGGCGGCCTGCGACCGAAAAGCCTCAGCCGGAAATCTTCGAGAAATCCGCCACGGTACCCGTCGCCTCGCGGATCATCGCCAGCAGCGCCAGACGGTTGGCGCGCACGGCTTCGTCCTCGGCGTTGACCAGCACGTCTTCGAAGAACTGGTCGACCGGGGCGCGAAGGGCGGCAAGCGCCTCCATGGCGGCGAAGTAGTCTTCCTTTGCAGAGGCTGCCTTCGCCTTGTCCTCGGCTTCCAGAATGGCGGCGTGGAGCGCCTTTTCGGCCTCCAGCTCGAACAGCACCGGATCGACCGTCTCGGCGACCCTGGTCTTCTTCTTTTCTTCCGCGGCGAGTAGCTGGCTCGCCCGCTTTTCGCCGGCGAGCAGGTTCTGGCCGTCCTCGCTGTCGAGGAACTTCGTCAGCGCCTCGACCCGGCGGGCGACGACTTCGAGATCGTCGGCATCGGCCGAAAGCACCGCATCGATCAGGTCGTGCCGCGCGCCCAAGTCGCGGAGGTAGACCTTGAAGCGGTCGTGGAAGAAGGAGAGCAGGTCGCGGTCGTCGAAGACCGACAGCAGCGGCAGGCGCACGCCGCGCTCCAGAATGATCCGAATCACGCCAAGGGCGGCACGGCGCAACGCATAGGGGTCGCCGGAGCCGGTGGGCTTTTCGTCGATCGACCAGAAGCCGGTCAGCGTGTCGAGCTTGTCGGCAAGCGCCACCGTCAGCGAGACCTTGCCGCGCGGCACGACATCGGAGGGGCCGAGGGGCTTGTAGTGCTCCTCGATGGCGGCCGCGACATCCTCGCTCT
Protein-coding sequences here:
- a CDS encoding sugar-binding transcriptional regulator; amino-acid sequence: MARKSGNIARLDEAARAGWLYYVAGRTQDEIAAAMGISRQSAQRLVSLAMSERLIKVRLDHPIAECLALSTALQETYGLRQVVVVPSDPSSDSSVAGIAEEGAAEIERWLKRSEPTVLAMGTGRTLRAAVEQLPALECPQHRIVSLTGNISPDGSAAYYNVIFLMADAINARHFPMPLPVLVSTPEERSLFHAQPLVKPTLELGAKADATFVGIGELGDHAPLLVDGFLNADEMAELLAAGAAGEICGWIFDDNGELLDHPINARVASIPLPAREDTFVYGLARGKRKHRAIRAAVRGGKINALITDEDAARYLLKPD
- a CDS encoding NAD-dependent epimerase/dehydratase family protein gives rise to the protein MTKRIVFTGGSGKAGREVIPYLLDKGYEILNLDLQPFDHPGVNTIVTDLTDSGEVFNALSMHFGFEGYETGKGPAPLDAVVHFAAVPRVLLKPDNATFENNVVSTYNVIEAAVKLGIRKVIIASSETTYGVCFAEGDKDFASFPLEEDYDVDPMDSYGLSKVCNEKTARAFAMRYGADIYALRIGNVISPEDYKKFPAFLADPPSRKRNAWSYIDARDLGQIVDLCIGKDGLGFQVFNATNDTITANEPTAPFLAKYAPNSPITRELGEYEAPLSNRKIREVLGFREEHDWRKYVKQG